In Trifolium pratense cultivar HEN17-A07 linkage group LG7, ARS_RC_1.1, whole genome shotgun sequence, a genomic segment contains:
- the LOC123896719 gene encoding sugar transport protein 13-like translates to MSLIESNPNISNSKKKCIVVTGGVTAMPPFLKKFFPAVYRKTVLEKGLDSNYCKYDNQGLQLFTSSLYLAGLTATFFASYTTRVLGRRLTMLIAGFFFIAGVIFNAAAQNLAMLIVGRILLGCGVGFANQAVPVFLSEIAPSRIRGALNILFQLNVTIGILFANLVNYGTNKIKGGWGWRLSLGLAGIPALLLTLGAILVVDTPNSLIERGRMDEGKAVLKKIRGTENVEPEFLELVEASRIAKEVKRPFRNLLKRKNRPQLVISVALQIFQQFTGINAIMFYAPVLFNTLGFKNDASLYSAVITGAVNVLSTIVSIYSVDKVGRRVLLLEAGVQMFLSQVVIAIILGFKVTDHSDNLSKGYAIFVVIMVCTYVSAFAWSIGPLGWLIPSETFPLETRSAGQSVTVCVNLLFTFVIAQAFLSMLCHFKFGIFLFFSGWVLMMSIFVFFLVPETKNIPIEEMTERVWKQHWFWKRFIEDDHDNEKIENADNPERKNNNGCRYCWKCLSSIN, encoded by the exons agtaaaaaaaagtgtattGTGGTGACAGGTGGTGTGACAGCTATGCCACCATTCTTGAAGAAGTTCTTCCCAGCAGTATATAGAAAGACGGTGTTAGAGAAAGGATTAGACAGTAATTACTGCAAATATGACAATCAAGGATTGCAGTTATTTACGTCTTCCTTATATCTAGCCGGTTTAACTGCCACTTTCTTTGCATCCTATACCACTCGAGTTTTGGGGAGAAGACTCACGATGTTGATTGCTGGCTTTTTCTTCATTGCTGGAGTTATCTTTAATGCTGCTGCTCAAAATCTTGCCATGCTCATTGTTGGAAGAATCTTACTTGGTTGTGGTGTTGGCTTTGCTAATCAG GCTGTGCCGGTGTTTCTTTCCGAAATCGCTCCTTCAAGAATACGTGGAGCTTTGAATATACTTTTCCAACTTAATGTCACTATTGGCATTTTGTTTGCTAACCTTGTCAATTATGGAACCAACAA AATCAAAGGTGGATGGGGTTGGAGGCTATCTCTAGGGTTGGCTGGCATCCCAGCACTTCTACTAACACTTGGTGCCATCTTAGTTGTGGACACTCCTAATAGTCTCATAGAACGTGGTCGAATGGATGAAGGAAAAGCCGTACTCAAAAAGATTCGTGGCACTGAAAATGTTGAACCAGAGTTCTTGGAGCTTGTTGAGGCAAGTCGTATAGCTAAAGAGGTTAAGCGCCCTTTTAGAAACCTTCTCAAACGCAAAAACCGTCCCCAACTTGTGATTTCGGTCGCATTGCAA ATATTCCAACAATTCACAGGCATCAATGCGATCATGTTTTATGCGCCAGTGTTATTCAACACATTGGGATTCAAGAACGATGCTTCGCTCTATTCCGCTGTGATAACAGGAGCTGTGAATGTCCTCTCCACAATTGTATCTATCTACTCGGTGGACAAAGTTGGTCGTCGTGTGTTGTTATTGGAAGCCGGTGTACAAATGTTCTTGTCTCAAGTTGTAATAGCTATCATTTTGGGGTTCAAGGTCACGGATCATTCAGATAATCTTTCAAAAGGTTACGCAATTTTCGTAGTTATCATGGTTTGCACTTACGTGTCTGCTTTTGCTTGGTCTATAGGTCCTCTTGGATGGCTTATTCCAAGTGAGACATTTCCATTGGAGACTCGGTCGGCCGGACAAAGTGTCACCGTTTGTGTCAATTTGCTCTTCACCTTTGTCATTGCACAAGCTTTTCTATCCATGTTATGTCATTTCAAGTTTGGCATCTTTTTGTTCTTCTCTGGTTGGGTTTTGATGATGTCAatctttgtgtttttcttggtgCCCGAGACAAAGAACATACCAATTGAAGAGATGACTGAGAGAGTATGGAAGCAACATTGGTTTTGGAAGAGGTTTATTGAAGATGATCATGATAatgagaaaatagaaaatgcTGATAATcctgagagaaaaaataataatggatgCAGATATTGTTGGAAGTGTTTGAGTTCCAtcaattga